DNA from Serinibacter salmoneus:
CTCCACCATGCGCTATCGCCACTCCCTCACCCTGGGGCAGCGCTTCGAGATCCACACCCAGGTGGTCGGATGGGACGAGCGCATGGCCTACCTCGAGCAGCGGTTCCTGCGGGACGAGCAGGTGTGCGCCCGGGGCCTGGTGGCGGGCCGGTTCCTCCAACGCGGCACTGGAGCCCGCATCGCGGCGCCGGATGTGATCGAGCTCCTGGGGCCGGGCACGGCGCAGCCGGAGTTGCCGCACGACGTCGCGGAGTGGGCTGAGGCGATCGGGGTCGCCGCGCGCTGAGGTGCTCAGGCGGTGCGCACCCAGTGCCCCACACCGGACTGGGTGAAGCCCATCTGGCGCAGGTACGGCTCGGAGCTCGCCGGCGGGTTGTCCCACACCACCTGGCTGACGCCGCGCTCGCGGAACAGTCCGGAGCGGTGCACGAACTCGCCGGGGGTGAAGTCGCGGTAGGAGGGGCGCACCCAGTCCAACTCGATGGCGACGGTCGCCTCGCCCTGCGCACGGGCGATCACCACGCCGACCGTCTCATCGCCCTTGAGCACGAGGAAGCACCACGGACGTGCGTGCGGTCCGCCCTCGCCGTCGTCGGCCGTGAGGACATCGGGGTGGAACTCGCTGATGTCTTCGGCGTGGGTGCGCAGCACGTGCCCGAGGTAGGCGTCCTCGGGGGCGACCTCGATCACCTCATAGATCTGCTCGTCGTGCGCCTCGCGGTACAGGCGGATCAGCCAGTAGATGTCGATGATGGCGATCGCGCCGTTCATCGCCACGATCGGCCACACCTCGATCACCAGGTTGTACCCGGTCGCGAGCAGCGCCCCCGCCAAGTTCATCCACCGCAGGCGCAGCACGCGCGCCTGCATGAGGGACCACACCACCAGCACCGAGCCGGCCCAACCGATTGCCTCCAGCCAC
Protein-coding regions in this window:
- a CDS encoding acyl-CoA thioesterase, with translation MARQLHLLFAAVRPRKAVPGMDPLGVSVTRMRVRPSDLDLYMHVNNGVYLQMMDVARTNFLADIGGMARLAEKRWYPVVAASTMRYRHSLTLGQRFEIHTQVVGWDERMAYLEQRFLRDEQVCARGLVAGRFLQRGTGARIAAPDVIELLGPGTAQPELPHDVAEWAEAIGVAAR